From Zalophus californianus isolate mZalCal1 chromosome 16, mZalCal1.pri.v2, whole genome shotgun sequence, one genomic window encodes:
- the CCL3L3 gene encoding C-C motif chemokine 3-like 1 yields MKVPGAALAVLLCAMALCSQVFSAPFGADTPTACCFSYVSKQITRKFIVDYFETSSQCSKPGVIFQTRKGRQACANPSEAWVQEYVTDLELNA; encoded by the exons ATGAAGGTCCCCGGGGCTGCCCTCGCCGTCCTCCTCTGCGCCATGGCCCTCTGCAGCCAGGTCTTCTCTGCACCAT TTGGTGCTGACACCCCAACAGCCTGCTGCTTCTCCTATGTCTCCAAGCAGATTACACGCAAGTTCATAGTCGACTACTTTGAGACCAGCAGCCAGTGCTCCAAGCCTGGTGTGAT CTTCCAGACCAGAAAAGGCCGCCAGGCCTGTGCCAACCCCAGTGAGGCCTGGGTCCAGGAGTACGTGACCGACCTGGAGCTGAACGCCTGA